From the Candidatus Binataceae bacterium genome, the window ATCCGATCCGAACAGGGATCAAGTGCACCGCTGTTGTCGGCCATCGTTATGACCATTGACGGCGTTGATCCCAACGCGGCGGGGTTCGTGAACAGACCCTCGCTATGCTGCGCCCGCGCAGAATCAGTCGCCACGAACGAACGCGCGACCGCCGCATACAGTACGTTGCCGGGACCGGCCGCAAGCGCGGCGATGTTGCCAAAGAACTTCGAGGTCCCCGAATAATTGGTGACCCGGTTCACCTGGCTTGAGGGCCCGCTGGTCGTTCCATAGGATCCGCCGCTGGGGTCAAGGGTCGTGAGGGTGGCAATCCCGCTGACCGCCAGCGAGCGGGTCTGATTGCTGCCGACCGGCGCAATCTCGACCACGTTGCTCCCGGTCAGCTGAACCAGGTCGGCTTGGTGGAAATAGACGGCGCCGTTGTCGTCAACGGCAATCCCGCCTGGGTTCGCGAACACGGAAAAGATCACCCCGAACGAACCTCCTACGGTTACTGGAAACCCACTCGGGCTCAGAATGCCAGGCGGGCTGGCCGCAGCCGAAGTAAAGTCTCCGATCGGGAAGGCCAGCAGCCCGCTCCGCACTATGGTGCCGTTTGAAGTCAGGCGAAAACCGCCGCCATTGTCGGTGAAACTGACGTAGAGAATCTCGCCGATCCTTCCGGCGAAGAGCGCAAACGCGCCGTTGACGTTGGCGAAAGAGGAAAGATCGGCCACTGGAGAAACGGCCAGGCCGGTGATCGCTATCTGGTCGTTGCTGTTGAGATTGCCGAATGCATTGAGCACCGTGGGCAGGTTTATACGAAACTCATCGGTTGCGGGAGCGGTCAAGGTCCCGCCGCTGCTATTGTAGGCCACCACCACGTTGCCCAGGGAATCGCCATAGTAAAAGAGGTCCTCCGCGAAGCCGTTGGCGATAGTGTGTTCCGAGATCGCCACCCGAGTCAAAGTGTCGCCCGGCAGATCCGCAAGCACCGAGCTTGACAGGTCGTCGACCTTGCCGGCATGGTCCGCGACCTCGTCCTCGGTGCCGTCCCAATCGCCGAGCAGGTCCACTTCGGCGATCGTTCTCTGCGGCCCGCCGAGAGTTGTCGCGACTGCAGCCGAGAACGCGCTGGAGGCGGACATTGTGTTTGGTATTGCGGCCGCCCGGATCGGGCTGCGTGTGCTCGCAGAGCGCGACGCTGACAGGACCGCAATCGTGGTCAGGCACAGTACCATCACGACAAACGCCAGCTTCCCAGCCTTCATGAGCTTACCCCCTCCGAAAAGTCCGGTTGGCCAAAAGAGTACTTTGCAACTGTCTGTATCGAGCCGATGGTCTGAATAATTAGTCAGATTCAACATTCACGCAAATCAAAAAATGATATTCAGTTCGAAGCATAATAGTCGACAGACCTAGATAGAATATGCCAATATGGCGTTAGTCTAGAAGCAATAGGGAGCAGTCTGATCATGATAGGGAATATCTAAATGGAATAAGGCATTACTTGCGTGCTGCACTTGAAATACAACAATCGGGCGTGTCATAGTGGCGTCGGGCCGGTCTCGACGCGGTCTTTGAAGCCAATGAAAATTGTTTCGACAGTCAGTCTCGGACCTCAGTTGCGCGCGATAGTCGAGCGCGCGGCGCCCGGCGCGTCGATCGTCGATCGTCAATGCCGCGGAAATGATGAGATCGTCGATCTGGTGCGCGAGACGGGCGGATGCGAGGTGATGTTTACTTTCCGGGTGCCGCCACAGGCGATCGGGCTGGCGCCGCAGCTTCGCTGGGTGCAACTTTTGAGCGCGGGCGCCGATCATCTGCCGAGGGCCGAGCTCGGACACAAGGTCGCGGTCACGACCGCGAGCGGAATCCATGCGGCGACGATGGCCGAGTACACGATCGCCTCGATGCTCGCCTTCGCACACAAGCTGCACACGCTCATCCGGGCGCAGATGAACCGCGAGTGGCGCCGCTCGGGCGAGTTCATGTCTACGGTCGATACAATGCGCGGGCGGACGCTGGGCGCGGTCGGCTACGGTTCGATCGGGCGCGAGACGGCGCGGATCGCCCAGGCGCTGGGGATGCGGGTGCTCGCGCTCAAGCGCGATCCAGCGGCGCGCGCAGATCCGGGGTGGATGCCCGCCGGGCTGGGCGATCCCGATGGTCACATCCCGGAGCGCTTCTACGGCCCGGGCGAACGGCGCGAGATGCTGGCCGAGTGCGATTACGTAACCGTCACGCTGCCGCTGACCGAGGCGACGCGCAGCTTTATCGGCCCGAGCGAGCTGGCGGCGATGCGCCCGCATGCCTACCTGGTCAACGTCGGGCGCGGCGAGGTGATCGATCAGGGAGCGCTGGTGGAGGCGTTGCGCAGTGGACGGCTCGGCGGCGCCGGGCTCGACGTCTTCGAGCGCGAGCCGCTGGAGCGCGAAAGCCCGCTGTGGGAGATGGAGAACACCATCCTGACCCCGCACATGTCGGGATCGTTCAAGGGCTACGTCGCGGCGGCTTGCGAGCTGTTCGCGGAGAACCTGCGCCGCTTCATCGCCAATCAGCCGCTGCTCAACCGTATCGATCCGGCGCTCGGCTACTGAGCGCGCCCCGTCGCACGCGCTTGTCCCAGTTGGCGGTGGCTTTTATGCTGCCTGTGCGGCGGCACGCGAAAGATGGTTGACTGGGATCCCGAACTCTACAACCGCTTTCGCCGCTATCGCGCCGAGCCGTTCGAAATGATTCTCGAGCGCCTGCGGCTGAATCGGGCGGAACGGGTAATCGATCTCGGATGCGGCAGCGGTGAGAACACGGCCGAACTGGCGCGCCGCGCGGCGGACAGCGTCGTGCTGGGGATCGACTCGTCGCCGGCGATGATCGAAAGCGCGCTCAAGCTGCGCGATAGCCTCGAGCCGGAGCTACGCGATCGACTGAGTTTCGAGCGCCGCGACATCCGTGAACTTAAAGCGACAGTTGAATATTCGCTGGTGTTCTCCAATGCGGCCATCCAGTGGCTCGCCGACCATCGCGACGTGTTCGTCCGTTGCTATCGCGCGCTGGTTCCTGGCGGGCGTCTGGTAGTCCAGATGCCGGCCAACGACGGGGAGACCGCGCAGGCGACGATCTCCGCGATGGCGCTTGAGGAGCCGTGGCGCGCGCGTCTCTCGGGCCTCGCGCCGCCTTCGCGTACAGTGGCCGCGCCCGAGAATTACGCCGCGATGTTAGGCGAGATCGGGTTCGCCGACGTCAACTGCCACTACCATACGTTTCGCCATCCGATGGTTTCGCCCGGCGAGGTCGTCGAATGGATCCGCGCAACCGCGCTCCGCCCGTTCCTCGACGCGCTCGAAGTCCCGGCGCGCGAGCCGTTCATCACGGCGCTGACGGCACGCTTGGAGCGCGCGTACGGCACGCGCGGCCCGCTCATCTTCAACTTCCGGCGCCTCTTTATCTGGGCGCGCCGCCCGGAGCCTTGACATGGAGCATCCCGCCATCCCACCGGCCCTCATCGCTCATGGCGGAGCAGGCGGCCACGGTCCTGCGATCGAGCGACCCGAGCGCAGGCGCGGGATGCTGGCCGCCGTACGCGCCGGCGCCGACGTCCTGCGTAGCGGCGGCAACGCGCTTGACGCCGTCGTCACCGCCGTGCGTGCCCTCGAAGACCATCCGCTGTTCAACGCCGGCACCGGCTCATTGCTGACCGTTGAGGGGACGGTGGAGATGGACGCGGCGGTGATGGTGGCCGAGCCTCAGCGCACGGTTGCGTTGCGCCGCCGCGCGCGCGGCATGCGCTTCGCCGTCAGGCTCGGCGCCGGCGGAGTGGCCGCGGTCACGCGCGTGCGCAATCCGATTCTGCTCGCGCGCGCCGTGATGGAGCATACGCCGCACGTGTTGATGGCTGGCGCGGGCGCCGAGCGCCTGGCGCGTCGCGCCGGGCTGGAGCTGTGCCGTCCCGAAGATCTGATAACTCAGCGTGCGCGCGAGCGCTGGCGCGCGGCGATCGAGAATCGCGCGGCCGCCGCCGGCGGCGCACGAGGCGGGAAGGAGGAGGGCAGCGGCGGCCCCGGAGGCTTCGGAACCGTCGGCGCCGTGGCCCTTGACGCGCGCGGGATGCTTGCGGCGGCGACTTCGACCGGCGGGGTCGGCGGCAAGCTGCCCGGACGCGTGGGCGACTCCGCGATAATCGGGGCGGGCGCCTTTGCCGACGCGCCGGGCGCGGCGTCGGCAACCGGCCAGGGTGAGGCGATCATGAAGGCGGGGCTCTGCCGCGAAGCGGTGATGCTGCTTCGACACCGGGAGCCGTACGCCGCCGCGCGCCGCGCGATAGCCGACCTCGCCGCGCTGACCGGCGGCCAGGCCGGAGTGGTGTTGGTTGACTGCCGCGGCCGGCTCGGCTTCGCCCACAACGCCGAAGTGATGGACGTCGCGATGTTCGACGCGGCCGGCGGGATCGAATATCGATGGGCCGAGCCGCTCGCCGCGGCCTCCGGCGCCGCGCAAGATTAGCATCGATGGCGAAGCTGTCCCGTGCAGCGGCGGACCAACCGATCCTGCTGGGCGCATCCGGCGCCCGCATTGGCGCGTTGACGGCGTTCACCGGCGGCG encodes:
- a CDS encoding methyltransferase domain-containing protein, whose product is MVDWDPELYNRFRRYRAEPFEMILERLRLNRAERVIDLGCGSGENTAELARRAADSVVLGIDSSPAMIESALKLRDSLEPELRDRLSFERRDIRELKATVEYSLVFSNAAIQWLADHRDVFVRCYRALVPGGRLVVQMPANDGETAQATISAMALEEPWRARLSGLAPPSRTVAAPENYAAMLGEIGFADVNCHYHTFRHPMVSPGEVVEWIRATALRPFLDALEVPAREPFITALTARLERAYGTRGPLIFNFRRLFIWARRPEP
- a CDS encoding D-2-hydroxyacid dehydrogenase, yielding MKIVSTVSLGPQLRAIVERAAPGASIVDRQCRGNDEIVDLVRETGGCEVMFTFRVPPQAIGLAPQLRWVQLLSAGADHLPRAELGHKVAVTTASGIHAATMAEYTIASMLAFAHKLHTLIRAQMNREWRRSGEFMSTVDTMRGRTLGAVGYGSIGRETARIAQALGMRVLALKRDPAARADPGWMPAGLGDPDGHIPERFYGPGERREMLAECDYVTVTLPLTEATRSFIGPSELAAMRPHAYLVNVGRGEVIDQGALVEALRSGRLGGAGLDVFEREPLERESPLWEMENTILTPHMSGSFKGYVAAACELFAENLRRFIANQPLLNRIDPALGY
- a CDS encoding isoaspartyl peptidase/L-asparaginase yields the protein MEHPAIPPALIAHGGAGGHGPAIERPERRRGMLAAVRAGADVLRSGGNALDAVVTAVRALEDHPLFNAGTGSLLTVEGTVEMDAAVMVAEPQRTVALRRRARGMRFAVRLGAGGVAAVTRVRNPILLARAVMEHTPHVLMAGAGAERLARRAGLELCRPEDLITQRARERWRAAIENRAAAAGGARGGKEEGSGGPGGFGTVGAVALDARGMLAAATSTGGVGGKLPGRVGDSAIIGAGAFADAPGAASATGQGEAIMKAGLCREAVMLLRHREPYAAARRAIADLAALTGGQAGVVLVDCRGRLGFAHNAEVMDVAMFDAAGGIEYRWAEPLAAASGAAQD